The following are encoded in a window of Mannheimia varigena genomic DNA:
- the folE gene encoding GTP cyclohydrolase I FolE, with translation MTTISPELKNAENQLSPEAQKVRQALLAKGIETPTVAHQKDKDSRREEIQHHMKAVLELLGLDLTDDSLEETPHRLAKMYVDEIFSGLDYATFPKITNIENRMKVSEMVLVDDITLTSTCEHHFVTIDGKVAVAYYPKKWVIGLSKINRVVQFFAQRPQVQERFTEQILTAFQTILETDDVAVYVKATHFCVKCRGVKDTNSYTVTSAFGGVFLEDRETRKEFLGLLNK, from the coding sequence ATGACAACGATCTCGCCCGAATTAAAAAATGCGGAAAATCAGCTTTCGCCGGAAGCGCAAAAAGTTCGACAAGCCTTATTGGCAAAGGGCATTGAAACGCCCACTGTTGCACATCAAAAAGATAAAGACAGTCGCCGTGAGGAAATTCAGCACCATATGAAGGCGGTGTTAGAGCTGCTGGGCTTAGATTTAACCGATGACAGCTTAGAAGAAACGCCGCATCGCTTAGCGAAAATGTATGTGGACGAGATTTTCAGCGGCTTAGATTATGCGACTTTCCCGAAAATTACCAACATTGAAAATCGAATGAAAGTCAGCGAGATGGTGTTAGTTGATGATATTACCCTTACCTCAACTTGCGAACACCATTTTGTAACTATTGATGGCAAAGTTGCAGTTGCTTATTACCCGAAAAAATGGGTGATTGGTTTATCTAAAATCAACCGTGTGGTGCAGTTTTTCGCTCAGCGTCCACAAGTGCAGGAACGTTTTACTGAGCAGATTTTAACCGCATTCCAAACCATTTTGGAAACCGATGATGTGGCGGTGTATGTAAAAGCAACACACTTCTGCGTAAAATGCCGAGGCGTAAAAGACACCAACAGCTACACCGTGACCTCTGCTTTTGGCGGCGTGTTCTTAGAAGACAGAGAAACCCGCAAAGAATTTTTAGGTTTATTAAATAAGTGA
- a CDS encoding heavy metal translocating P-type ATPase, which translates to MITEQQLLIDGMHCAACVRRVEKALLKVENVRFASVNLADQTAFVQGNAPSEALIAAVTKIGFGAELLESEEERRAKQQAQTKRVLSHKRSQFIVALIVGFALVLFGFYKGMLVTENNRSLWLVWSIITVATMYFSGREFFLGACNALKNRSANMNVLVAISTGTAWLYSLWLTLFPQPNAHVYFEASVMIIGFINLGKYLELKAKQRSSLALEKLLDLAPKQAVIFEENIAKTIPAKGIKPAMRVQALTGDRIAVDGILASGSIWVDESMLTGEALPIEKKIGDKVRAGTLVQDGSGIYIAEQVGSQTALARVINAVRHAQSSKPPLAQFVDKVAAVFVPVVVSIALLAALIWLFVGQDFAFVLSIFTTVLIIACPCALGLAIPLSTIAGVARAAEFGVLVRNIQALQAGSEIDTLVFDKTGTLTTGQMEVTEVITFNDFDKNHLIALAKSLEQHVSHPIAKAIVKFAENQTTCEVSEIQVEKGLGIQGKVGEDKIKIGNAVFVNFLEKTTACTATLIYVAVNDEVVGRISLQDQLRPEAKSTIQQFQAEGYQCLMLTGDRQETADYFAKELGLNGVIAEVLPEQKAEKIRQLQAEGKKVAMIGDGINDAPALAQANVGIAMHNGSDIAVETADLSLMKSGLEPVSQIFPFSKRVLQNMKQSLLGAFFYNIVAIPVAAGVLYPFTGWLLNPMIAAIAMTLSSITVVLNSQRLLK; encoded by the coding sequence ATGATAACCGAACAACAACTTTTAATTGACGGAATGCATTGTGCCGCTTGTGTTCGGCGAGTTGAAAAAGCGTTACTTAAAGTAGAAAACGTCCGTTTTGCCTCTGTTAATCTTGCCGATCAAACCGCTTTTGTGCAAGGAAATGCCCCTTCGGAAGCCCTTATTGCTGCGGTGACTAAAATTGGTTTTGGGGCAGAACTATTAGAAAGCGAGGAAGAACGCAGAGCCAAACAGCAAGCTCAAACTAAACGTGTGCTAAGTCATAAGCGTTCACAATTTATCGTGGCTCTTATTGTTGGCTTTGCGTTGGTCTTATTTGGCTTTTATAAAGGTATGTTGGTTACCGAAAACAACCGTTCGCTTTGGTTGGTTTGGTCTATTATCACTGTTGCTACAATGTATTTTTCAGGCAGAGAGTTCTTTTTGGGGGCTTGTAATGCCCTTAAAAACAGATCCGCCAATATGAACGTGCTAGTGGCAATCAGCACCGGCACGGCTTGGCTTTATTCACTTTGGCTTACGCTGTTTCCACAGCCGAATGCTCACGTTTATTTTGAAGCGAGTGTGATGATTATCGGCTTTATCAATTTAGGGAAATATCTTGAACTTAAAGCCAAACAACGCTCTTCCCTTGCATTGGAAAAATTGCTCGATCTCGCCCCGAAACAAGCGGTCATTTTTGAAGAAAATATTGCAAAAACCATTCCGGCGAAAGGCATTAAGCCTGCAATGCGAGTGCAAGCCTTAACGGGTGATCGTATTGCGGTTGATGGTATTTTAGCAAGCGGCTCAATTTGGGTTGATGAATCAATGCTTACAGGCGAAGCATTACCGATTGAGAAAAAAATAGGCGATAAAGTCCGAGCCGGTACGCTGGTTCAAGATGGCTCAGGTATTTACATTGCCGAACAAGTTGGCTCTCAAACCGCTCTCGCCCGTGTAATTAATGCCGTTCGCCACGCTCAAAGTAGTAAGCCTCCACTGGCTCAATTTGTCGATAAAGTCGCCGCTGTGTTTGTGCCTGTGGTGGTTTCTATCGCTTTACTTGCTGCCTTGATTTGGCTTTTTGTCGGGCAAGATTTCGCCTTTGTACTTTCCATTTTTACCACCGTATTAATCATTGCCTGCCCTTGTGCGTTGGGATTAGCCATTCCGCTTTCCACCATTGCGGGTGTAGCTCGTGCGGCAGAATTTGGCGTATTGGTCAGAAATATTCAAGCCTTACAAGCAGGGAGCGAAATTGATACTTTAGTTTTCGATAAAACCGGTACGCTTACCACCGGGCAAATGGAGGTTACGGAAGTTATTACGTTCAATGATTTTGATAAAAATCATTTGATTGCTCTTGCCAAAAGTTTAGAGCAACACGTCTCTCACCCTATTGCGAAGGCGATTGTAAAATTTGCGGAAAATCAGACCACTTGCGAGGTAAGTGAAATTCAAGTGGAGAAAGGATTAGGCATTCAAGGCAAAGTGGGAGAAGATAAAATTAAAATCGGCAATGCCGTATTTGTAAATTTTTTGGAAAAAACCACCGCTTGTACTGCCACACTTATTTATGTTGCAGTTAATGATGAAGTTGTTGGTAGAATTTCGCTGCAAGACCAACTTCGTCCTGAAGCAAAATCTACAATCCAACAGTTCCAAGCTGAAGGTTATCAATGCTTGATGCTTACAGGCGATCGCCAAGAAACGGCTGACTATTTTGCTAAAGAGTTGGGCTTAAATGGCGTGATTGCTGAAGTATTACCGGAGCAAAAAGCCGAAAAAATTCGTCAGTTGCAAGCTGAAGGAAAAAAGGTCGCAATGATTGGCGATGGCATTAATGATGCTCCAGCCCTTGCTCAAGCGAATGTGGGTATTGCGATGCACAACGGCTCGGATATTGCAGTGGAAACCGCCGATCTTTCCCTAATGAAAAGCGGATTAGAACCGGTGAGCCAAATCTTCCCTTTCTCAAAACGTGTGCTACAAAATATGAAACAGAGCTTGCTTGGCGCTTTTTTCTATAATATCGTTGCGATTCCTGTCGCTGCGGGAGTGCTTTATCCGTTTACCGGTTGGTTACTCAACCCGATGATTGCTGCGATTGCGATGACATTGTCCTCTATTACAGTAGTGCTGAATAGCCAAAGATTGTTGAAATAA
- the truA gene encoding tRNA pseudouridine(38-40) synthase TruA: MKIALGIEYDGSRYFGWQRQESVESVQQKLEQALSVVANSPVEVFCAGRTDAGVHGTGQVVHFETEVNRPLQSWCFGTNAHLPDDIAVKWAVEVSEDFHARFSATARRYRYIIFNSKLRSAILPKGVTHFHFPLDETKMHQAGQHLLGENDFSSFRAAKCQSNTPWRNIHHLNVSRQGNYVIVDIQANAFVHHMVRNIVGTLLEIGQGRQPVEWAKWVLEQRDREKAAPTAKAEGLYLVEVHYPEHFGIPKTALGPLFLAD; this comes from the coding sequence ATGAAAATCGCATTAGGTATTGAATATGATGGCAGCCGTTATTTTGGCTGGCAGCGTCAAGAATCTGTGGAAAGCGTGCAGCAAAAATTAGAACAAGCACTTTCTGTTGTTGCCAATTCGCCGGTGGAAGTGTTTTGTGCTGGCAGAACCGATGCTGGCGTACACGGTACGGGGCAAGTGGTTCATTTTGAAACTGAAGTAAATCGGCCGCTGCAAAGCTGGTGTTTCGGCACTAATGCTCATTTGCCGGATGATATTGCGGTGAAATGGGCAGTGGAAGTCAGTGAGGATTTCCACGCTCGTTTTAGTGCCACCGCTCGCCGTTATCGCTATATTATTTTCAACAGCAAACTGCGTTCCGCCATTTTGCCAAAAGGCGTTACCCATTTCCATTTTCCGCTTGATGAAACCAAAATGCATCAAGCAGGGCAGCATTTACTGGGCGAAAACGATTTTTCCTCATTCCGTGCGGCGAAATGCCAATCGAATACGCCGTGGCGAAATATCCACCATTTAAATGTTTCCCGACAAGGTAATTATGTGATTGTGGATATTCAGGCTAACGCTTTTGTGCATCATATGGTCAGAAATATTGTCGGCACTTTGCTTGAAATCGGGCAGGGCAGACAGCCGGTAGAATGGGCAAAATGGGTGCTAGAGCAACGAGATAGAGAAAAAGCTGCTCCCACAGCCAAAGCGGAAGGTTTGTATTTGGTAGAAGTGCATTATCCGGAACATTTCGGTATTCCGAAAACTGCATTAGGCCCCCTGTTTTTGGCAGATTAA
- a CDS encoding Cu(I)-responsive transcriptional regulator, whose product MNISQAAENTGLSTKQIRDYEKAGLLPAPIRTQSGYRFYNEADLDRLFFICNARKVGFSLVQIAELLKLNDNPNRTSREVKQLTEQHIVELEQKINDLNEMLKLLRSWSRTCCGNHSPECSILNGLRDH is encoded by the coding sequence ATGAATATCAGCCAAGCTGCCGAAAATACAGGATTATCCACCAAACAAATTCGAGACTATGAAAAAGCAGGATTGCTTCCAGCACCAATTCGTACACAGTCTGGCTATCGTTTTTATAATGAAGCTGATTTAGATCGATTGTTTTTTATTTGTAATGCAAGAAAAGTCGGCTTTTCTCTTGTGCAAATTGCCGAATTATTGAAACTAAACGACAACCCAAACCGCACCAGTCGAGAGGTAAAACAGCTTACAGAACAACACATTGTAGAGCTGGAACAAAAAATAAATGACTTAAACGAAATGCTTAAATTACTTAGAAGCTGGAGCCGCACTTGCTGTGGCAACCACAGCCCTGAGTGCTCGATTTTGAATGGGTTGAGAGATCATTGA
- a CDS encoding DUF411 domain-containing protein, producing MKSKLFKTASVWAATALFSLAYAQSTVEVWKTPTCGCCNFWIDHLKENGFDVKANDTGNQALHQKLNLQPKLQACHSAMVDGYLIEGHVPAEDIKRLLAEKPADALGLIVPEMPIGSLGMDQPKHNGVKEKYDVLLLKKDASTTIFNTHNDNP from the coding sequence ATGAAATCAAAACTGTTTAAAACTGCAAGTGTATGGGCTGCAACTGCACTATTTTCATTGGCTTATGCTCAATCAACAGTAGAAGTATGGAAAACACCAACTTGTGGTTGTTGTAATTTCTGGATCGATCATTTAAAAGAGAACGGTTTTGACGTGAAAGCCAATGACACAGGAAATCAAGCACTCCATCAAAAACTTAACTTACAACCAAAATTACAAGCCTGTCATAGTGCAATGGTTGATGGCTATTTGATTGAAGGGCACGTTCCTGCCGAAGATATTAAACGTTTATTGGCTGAAAAACCTGCCGATGCCCTTGGATTAATTGTACCTGAAATGCCGATTGGTTCACTGGGTATGGATCAACCAAAACACAATGGCGTGAAAGAAAAATATGATGTGTTGTTACTGAAAAAAGATGCCTCAACCACCATTTTCAACACTCATAATGATAACCCATAA
- a CDS encoding heavy-metal-associated domain-containing protein, which yields MTIKLQLDGLHCSNCVKSVEKALNEVAGVTQAIVTLENQTAIVQGDVVAEDLIAAVEDIGFEAKLA from the coding sequence ATGACAATCAAATTACAACTAGACGGATTACATTGTAGCAACTGTGTGAAAAGTGTCGAAAAGGCTTTAAATGAAGTAGCAGGCGTAACGCAAGCCATCGTAACCTTAGAAAATCAAACGGCGATAGTCCAAGGCGATGTTGTCGCTGAAGATTTAATTGCCGCCGTTGAAGATATTGGATTTGAGGCGAAATTAGCGTGA